In Phreatobacter aquaticus, a single genomic region encodes these proteins:
- a CDS encoding efflux transporter outer membrane subunit, which produces MRDAGAVVGPWSIRVLVTLAGLTLGGCAVGPDYRTPPLALPARYEHAARAQPNSAAAIDGWWKRFGDPVLDQLIADAVRGNLDVEQAKARVREARATRRQTAAALAPSVDGAASATHSRTSASGTGLNTSSNLYQAGLDTSWELDLFGANRRSLEAADRGREAADEDLRSTLLTLVGDVARNYVEARGYLARASLARRTAASQRATAELTRAKVQAGASSPVDLAKAVALAASTEANVPTLETSFTESAHRLGVLLGRAPGAVAGQLRRGSAIPAPRRSLPAGLPADVLSNRPDVRKAERQLAQATARIGQAEAALYPSVSFTGNLATSGVRVGDLGNASSLIWSLGPSVSVPVFDAGRRRAAVEVQQALRDQSYSAFHSAVLTALEDVENALVGLAQERVRMQSLGTATRNYREAARLARVRYSGGTSSFLDVLDAERSLYEAEDNLLQSRVVAASRFVALGKALGGGWSGPVDPDRPAIVDQDAGPRLATQP; this is translated from the coding sequence GTGCGCGACGCCGGTGCCGTCGTCGGCCCGTGGTCGATCCGCGTGCTTGTGACCCTTGCCGGGCTGACGCTTGGTGGATGCGCCGTCGGGCCTGACTACCGCACGCCGCCGCTCGCGCTGCCGGCCCGCTACGAGCATGCGGCTCGCGCGCAACCCAACAGTGCCGCGGCCATCGACGGTTGGTGGAAGCGGTTCGGCGATCCGGTGCTGGACCAGCTGATCGCCGATGCGGTGCGCGGCAATCTGGATGTGGAACAGGCCAAGGCCCGTGTGCGCGAAGCCCGTGCAACGCGGCGCCAGACAGCCGCTGCCCTCGCCCCCTCGGTCGATGGAGCCGCATCCGCCACTCACAGCCGGACCAGCGCGTCGGGGACCGGCCTGAACACCTCCAGCAACCTTTATCAGGCTGGACTTGACACCAGTTGGGAGCTCGATCTGTTCGGTGCCAACCGGCGCAGCCTGGAAGCGGCGGACCGGGGCCGGGAAGCCGCGGACGAGGACCTGCGGTCGACATTGCTGACGCTGGTCGGCGACGTTGCCCGCAATTACGTCGAGGCGCGCGGCTACCTGGCGCGCGCTTCGCTCGCGCGGCGCACTGCCGCGAGCCAACGGGCCACCGCCGAACTGACCCGTGCGAAGGTTCAGGCCGGCGCGTCATCGCCGGTCGATCTTGCCAAGGCGGTGGCGCTGGCTGCCAGCACCGAGGCCAATGTACCGACCCTCGAAACCTCGTTCACCGAGAGCGCGCATCGTCTCGGCGTGTTGCTCGGCCGGGCGCCGGGCGCAGTGGCTGGCCAACTGCGCCGCGGCAGTGCCATTCCCGCGCCACGCCGGTCGCTGCCCGCCGGTCTGCCGGCCGATGTTCTCAGCAACCGGCCGGATGTGCGCAAGGCCGAGCGCCAGCTTGCGCAAGCCACGGCCCGCATTGGCCAGGCGGAGGCAGCTCTCTACCCGTCGGTGTCGTTCACCGGCAATCTTGCCACCAGCGGCGTGCGCGTCGGCGATCTCGGCAATGCTTCCTCGCTCATCTGGTCGCTGGGCCCGAGCGTGTCGGTTCCAGTGTTCGACGCAGGGCGGCGGCGTGCGGCGGTCGAGGTCCAGCAGGCCCTGCGCGATCAGTCCTATTCGGCCTTCCACAGCGCCGTTCTGACCGCGCTGGAAGATGTCGAGAACGCACTGGTCGGCCTCGCTCAGGAGCGCGTGCGCATGCAAAGCCTCGGCACCGCGACGCGCAATTACCGCGAAGCGGCGCGGCTCGCCCGCGTGCGCTACAGCGGTGGCACATCGAGCTTCCTCGACGTGCTCGACGCCGAACGGTCTCTCTACGAGGCCGAGGACAATCTGCTGCAAAGCCGGGTGGTGGCGGCATCGCGGTTCGTGGCGCTGGGCAAGGCACTTGGCGGCGGCTGGTCCGGCCCGGTCGATCCCGACCGGCCCGCCATCGTCGACCAGGACGCCGGGCCGCGGCTTGCCACGCAACCCTGA
- a CDS encoding efflux RND transporter periplasmic adaptor subunit: MVVKRVLVLVFAVVLLGAGYYGYHRYANPAPDTLVTAAAIIGDVEQTVLASGTVRPVRLVAVGAQVSGRITRVAVTAGQRIARGDLVAEIDSTSQQNSLRSSEASLQSVRAQREEKAVSLSYAELTLARQRAMLSQTATSRADFEAAESSVKTLKAQIANLDAQVVQAEANVDTARVNLGYTRITAPIDGTVLAIVTQEGQTVNAVQSAPTLIVLGDLSVVQVRAEISEADVVRVQPGMPVYFTILGDTGRRFDGRIETIDPAPESVKTDSSFTTSTSTSSSTSSSSSAIYYYGQFRVPNDDGVLRTYMTAQVVVVLREAKGVVTIPSAAIAARTADGMAEVQVVGAANSVEIRRVKVGIDNKVTAQILTGISEGERVVTGRRAGTGAASNRIGLPPPPGGM, translated from the coding sequence ATGGTTGTGAAACGCGTGCTCGTGCTGGTGTTTGCCGTCGTCCTGCTCGGGGCCGGCTATTATGGATATCACCGGTACGCCAATCCAGCGCCTGATACGCTTGTGACCGCCGCAGCGATCATCGGCGACGTCGAACAGACCGTGCTGGCCAGCGGCACGGTGAGGCCGGTGCGGCTTGTTGCCGTCGGCGCCCAGGTCTCCGGGCGGATCACACGGGTGGCGGTTACCGCGGGCCAGCGGATCGCCCGGGGCGACCTGGTGGCCGAAATCGATTCCACCTCGCAGCAGAACAGTCTGCGCAGCTCCGAGGCCTCGCTCCAGAGCGTGCGGGCGCAACGGGAGGAAAAGGCGGTCAGCCTCAGCTATGCAGAGCTCACCCTGGCACGCCAGCGCGCCATGCTCAGCCAGACCGCCACGTCACGGGCCGATTTCGAAGCGGCGGAATCCTCGGTGAAGACGCTCAAGGCGCAGATCGCCAATCTGGATGCGCAGGTCGTCCAGGCAGAGGCCAATGTCGATACCGCGAGGGTCAACCTCGGATATACGCGGATCACCGCCCCCATCGACGGAACCGTGCTCGCCATCGTCACGCAGGAGGGCCAGACGGTGAACGCCGTGCAGTCAGCGCCGACGCTGATCGTGCTTGGCGACCTGTCGGTCGTGCAGGTCCGTGCTGAAATCTCCGAGGCCGACGTGGTCAGGGTGCAGCCGGGAATGCCGGTCTATTTCACCATCCTTGGCGATACCGGACGCCGCTTCGATGGGCGTATCGAGACGATCGATCCCGCTCCGGAATCGGTGAAGACCGACAGCAGCTTCACCACATCGACCAGCACGAGTTCCAGCACGTCCAGTTCATCCTCGGCGATCTACTATTACGGCCAGTTCCGTGTGCCAAATGATGATGGGGTTTTGCGCACCTACATGACGGCGCAGGTCGTTGTTGTGCTTCGCGAGGCGAAGGGCGTCGTCACGATCCCGTCTGCGGCGATCGCCGCACGCACGGCGGACGGCATGGCCGAGGTCCAGGTGGTCGGCGCAGCCAACAGCGTCGAGATACGTCGGGTCAAAGTCGGGATCGACAACAAGGTCACCGCTCAGATCCTGACAGGCATCTCAGAAGGCGAGCGCGTGGTGACCGGGCGCCGGGCTGGAACTGGGGCGGCATCTAACCGTATCGGACTTCCCCCTCCGCCGGGAGGCATGTGA